A region of the Andreesenia angusta genome:
TGCAATCCCCGTGAAGCTGGAAGGGGACAAAGTGCTGGTGGTAATGACCGATCCACTCAATATATTTGCGGTAGACGACCTCTCCATGATAATTGGGAAGAGCGTAGAGCCCGCTATAGGGACTAAGCAGGAGGTATTTCAGAGCATAGACAAGTACTACAGAAACAAAGGCGTGGAGAAAGAGCTGGAGGAGTTTAGCGACTCGCTTGAAGAAGTGGACTTCGAGGACGAGGAGCTTTCCTTCGAGGTCACAAATGCCCCGGTGGTAAAGCTCATAGACAGGCTTATACGCCAGGCTGTAGCCGAGAGGGCCAGCGACATACATATAGAGCCCTTCGAGAAGTCTGTGAAGGTCAGATTCAGGGTCGATGGAGATCTGCGAGAGATAATGAGCCCTGCCAAAAATACACACTCCGCGATTTCAACCAGGATAAAGATAATGTCCGGCATGAACATAGCCGAGAAGCGAATTCCCCAAGACGGCAGGATAGAGACGAAAGTCGAAGGTAGGGACATAGACATAAGGGTTTCGAGCCTTCCGACCGTGTTCGGGGAAAAGATAGTTATGAGGATACTAGACAAGTCGGGCTTTATGATTTCCAAGGGGGAGCTCGGGCTTACGGAGGGCGACCTTGAAAAGTTCGACAGTATAATAAAGTCGCCAAACGGAATAATGCTGGTTACAGGGCCTACGGGAAGCGGTAAGTCCACAACGCTATACACAGTGCTTAGGGAACTGAACGACGTAAGGCGGAATATAGTCACAGTAGAGGACCCGGTGGAGTACCAGCTTGAAGGGGTGAACCAGGTCCAGGTGATGCCGAAGGCCGGGCTGACTTTTGCCTCGGGCTTAAGGTCCATACTGAGACAGGACCCGGACATAGTCATGATAGGGGAGATAAGGGATGGAGAGACTGCAAGCATAGCCATGAGAGCCGCGATTACAGGCCACTTCGTGCTCTCCACAATGCATACAAATGACACCGCCTCAACGCTTGTAAGGCTTGTGGACATGGGGATAGAGCCATATGTGGTGGCTTCATCACTTGTGGGGGTAGTTTCGCAGAGGCTTGTAAAGAAGATATGCAAGGAGTGCCAGTACAGCTATCCTGCGGGGGAGCACGAAAAGCTGCTTCTTAAGCTGGAAGATGACGTGGAGCTTAAACGGGGAAAGGGCTGCATAGCCTGCAACAACACAGGATACAAAGGGAGAACAGCTGTATACGAGATAATGATGGTCACAAAAGAGCTCAGAAAGCTCTTAAACGACGGGGCCACAATAGACGAACTAA
Encoded here:
- a CDS encoding GspE/PulE family protein; its protein translation is MEREITGASSRKSVRLGDLLVTMKLITENQLNYALEVQKRTQKKLGEVLIDENIISETELIEVLEFQLGIPHVRFDKYEVEKEAVELIDEKTAQKYNAIPVKLEGDKVLVVMTDPLNIFAVDDLSMIIGKSVEPAIGTKQEVFQSIDKYYRNKGVEKELEEFSDSLEEVDFEDEELSFEVTNAPVVKLIDRLIRQAVAERASDIHIEPFEKSVKVRFRVDGDLREIMSPAKNTHSAISTRIKIMSGMNIAEKRIPQDGRIETKVEGRDIDIRVSSLPTVFGEKIVMRILDKSGFMISKGELGLTEGDLEKFDSIIKSPNGIMLVTGPTGSGKSTTLYTVLRELNDVRRNIVTVEDPVEYQLEGVNQVQVMPKAGLTFASGLRSILRQDPDIVMIGEIRDGETASIAMRAAITGHFVLSTMHTNDTASTLVRLVDMGIEPYVVASSLVGVVSQRLVKKICKECQYSYPAGEHEKLLLKLEDDVELKRGKGCIACNNTGYKGRTAVYEIMMVTKELRKLLNDGATIDELRQKAESEGMVSLFENGKSLVLNGKTTVEELVRIAYSLD